One stretch of Akkermansia sp. RCC_12PD DNA includes these proteins:
- a CDS encoding nickel-dependent hydrogenase large subunit — protein MSNYTSAAVPESSRVVIDPVTRIEGHLRVEMEAGDGVIKNAWTSTTQYRGIEVIACKRDPRDVWAFVERICGVCTGTHAIAALAAVEDALQYPVPIQAKLMRDLVSGALGIQDHVIHFYQLQAMDWVDVVSALKANPNETAAIAKSLSDWPLSSATYFAGVQKKLKDSIAHGQYSIFTNGYWGHPAYKLPPAVNLLGVAHYLQALVWQRDMIKIHTILGGKNPHPNFLVGGMACAINMNNDQAINQFSLSYLKQLVDTCHDFIHKVYYPDIVAIAGFYKDYAHIGASNPNLFCTGDPSEINTGAPAGKGMIKPGVLLNGDYKNVLPFDQDKIKEFVTSAWYKYTEGRDAGLAPYDGQTDADYNGPRPPYKWLSDRPQYTWVKAPRYDGHAMAVGPNARMMIGYAQGVPAIVERVDAACDKLGLPRDNAFMNSTLGRVYGRALDAMINVDMMVNQLQEMTNRIKNGETATFNPEKWEPETWPSSCKGVGWVEAPRGSLSHWVRIENGQTVNYQAVVPSTWNSSGRDAEGQMGPYEYSLAHTGTHPLVDPSRPVEALRTIHSYDPCQSCAVHLFDEEGEAILTRQDP, from the coding sequence ATGAGCAATTATACATCAGCGGCCGTTCCGGAATCCAGCCGCGTGGTCATCGACCCCGTGACACGCATTGAAGGCCACCTGCGGGTGGAGATGGAGGCCGGGGACGGCGTGATCAAAAACGCCTGGACGTCCACCACGCAGTACCGCGGCATTGAAGTGATCGCCTGCAAGCGCGATCCGCGGGACGTGTGGGCCTTTGTGGAACGCATCTGCGGCGTCTGTACGGGCACCCACGCCATTGCCGCCCTGGCCGCGGTGGAAGACGCCCTGCAATACCCCGTGCCCATCCAGGCCAAACTTATGCGGGACCTGGTCAGCGGCGCTCTGGGCATTCAGGACCACGTAATTCATTTCTACCAGCTTCAGGCCATGGACTGGGTGGACGTGGTTTCCGCCCTGAAGGCGAACCCGAATGAAACCGCCGCCATTGCCAAGTCCCTTTCCGACTGGCCCCTTTCCTCCGCTACGTACTTTGCCGGAGTGCAGAAGAAACTGAAGGATTCCATCGCCCACGGACAGTATTCCATTTTTACGAACGGGTACTGGGGCCACCCCGCCTACAAGCTGCCGCCGGCGGTGAACCTGCTGGGCGTGGCGCATTACCTCCAGGCCCTCGTCTGGCAGCGGGACATGATCAAGATCCACACCATCCTGGGCGGCAAGAACCCGCACCCCAATTTCCTGGTGGGCGGCATGGCCTGCGCCATCAACATGAACAACGACCAGGCCATCAACCAGTTTTCTCTGAGCTACCTGAAACAGCTCGTAGATACCTGCCACGATTTCATCCACAAGGTATACTACCCGGACATCGTGGCCATTGCCGGTTTTTACAAGGATTACGCCCACATCGGCGCGTCCAACCCCAACCTGTTCTGCACCGGAGACCCGTCTGAAATCAATACCGGTGCCCCTGCCGGAAAAGGCATGATCAAGCCGGGCGTCCTGCTGAACGGGGATTACAAGAACGTCCTTCCCTTTGACCAGGACAAGATCAAGGAATTCGTCACCAGCGCGTGGTACAAGTACACGGAAGGGCGGGATGCGGGACTGGCCCCGTACGACGGCCAGACGGACGCGGATTACAACGGTCCCAGGCCGCCCTATAAATGGCTTTCCGACCGCCCCCAGTACACTTGGGTGAAAGCTCCGCGCTACGACGGCCACGCCATGGCCGTGGGACCGAACGCCCGCATGATGATCGGCTACGCCCAGGGCGTTCCCGCCATCGTGGAACGGGTGGACGCCGCCTGCGACAAGCTGGGATTGCCGCGCGACAACGCTTTCATGAATTCCACGCTGGGCCGCGTGTACGGCCGCGCCCTGGACGCCATGATCAATGTGGATATGATGGTGAATCAGCTCCAGGAAATGACAAACCGCATCAAGAACGGGGAAACCGCCACCTTCAACCCGGAGAAATGGGAGCCCGAGACATGGCCCTCCTCCTGCAAGGGGGTGGGCTGGGTGGAAGCCCCCCGCGGCAGCCTCAGCCACTGGGTAAGGATTGAAAACGGCCAGACGGTGAATTACCAGGCCGTGGTTCCCAGCACCTGGAACAGTTCCGGACGGGACGCGGAAGGCCAGATGGGGCCGTACGAGTATTCCCTGGCCCATACCGGAACGCATCCGCTGGTGGACCCGTCCCGCCCCGTGGAGGCCCTGCGCACCATTCACAGCTATGATCCGTGCCAATCCTGCGCCGTCCATCTGTTTGACGAAGAGGGAGAGGCCATTCTGACCAGACAGGACCCGTGA
- a CDS encoding hydrogenase small subunit, translating into MKRTELSSLKEAEQASLNHEILTTWRPGETLGEHMERRGVSRREFNKWCLKMIALMGVATVTGGVSNAQEIADKMANLKRPVVIWLQLQECTGCLESTIRSYNEEIGDMVLSAVSMPYVELLMAPSGEAANQALEEAIKEPHILVINGSVPVNDGGVYCTVAGDTVENMLRHCAENASYILAVGSCAYFGSIQAARPNPTGAVGIRDILTDRTVINVPGCPPIGDVITAVIMYILTFDRAPECDLETRPLMAYGTRIHNNCPRRAHFDAGQFVNVFDDENARECFCLYKVGCKGPDTFSPCPIVKWNGGVSFPIQSGHPCIGCTELYFFDRMTPFYKTLPNVNGFGVEASANVIGAVGVAAAGTAIAAHAVGSAIHYRQQHMKEEANVSLPAFGDEPGSPDKETEE; encoded by the coding sequence ATGAAGCGCACTGAGCTATCTTCCCTGAAGGAGGCGGAGCAGGCCTCCCTGAACCATGAGATTTTAACCACATGGCGCCCCGGGGAAACCCTGGGGGAACATATGGAGCGCCGCGGCGTCAGCCGACGCGAATTCAACAAATGGTGCCTGAAAATGATTGCCCTGATGGGCGTCGCCACCGTGACGGGGGGTGTCTCCAACGCCCAGGAAATTGCGGACAAGATGGCGAATCTCAAACGGCCCGTGGTCATCTGGCTCCAGCTTCAGGAATGCACCGGGTGCCTGGAAAGCACCATCCGCAGCTATAATGAGGAGATCGGGGACATGGTGCTTTCCGCCGTGTCCATGCCGTATGTGGAACTGCTCATGGCCCCCTCCGGGGAGGCCGCCAACCAGGCCCTGGAAGAGGCGATCAAGGAACCCCACATCCTTGTCATCAACGGGTCCGTCCCGGTCAACGACGGCGGGGTGTACTGCACCGTGGCCGGAGATACGGTGGAGAACATGCTGCGCCATTGCGCGGAAAACGCCTCCTACATCCTGGCCGTGGGATCCTGCGCCTACTTCGGCTCCATCCAGGCCGCCCGACCCAACCCTACCGGGGCTGTAGGCATCCGGGACATCCTGACAGACCGCACGGTCATCAACGTACCGGGCTGCCCTCCCATCGGGGACGTGATCACGGCCGTGATCATGTACATCCTCACCTTTGACCGCGCACCGGAGTGCGACCTGGAAACGCGCCCCCTGATGGCGTACGGCACGCGCATCCACAACAACTGCCCGCGCCGGGCTCACTTTGACGCCGGCCAGTTCGTCAACGTGTTTGACGATGAGAACGCGCGGGAATGCTTCTGCCTGTATAAGGTGGGCTGCAAGGGGCCGGACACCTTCTCCCCCTGCCCCATCGTCAAATGGAACGGCGGCGTTAGCTTCCCCATCCAGTCCGGCCACCCGTGCATCGGATGCACGGAGCTGTATTTCTTTGACCGCATGACTCCCTTCTACAAAACGCTGCCCAACGTGAACGGCTTCGGCGTGGAAGCCTCCGCCAACGTGATCGGCGCCGTGGGCGTGGCCGCGGCGGGCACGGCCATCGCCGCCCATGCGGTGGGGTCCGCCATTCATTACCGGCAGCAGCACATGAAGGAGGAGGCGAACGTCTCCCTGCCCGCCTTTGGGGACGAGCCCGGCTCCCCCGACAAGGAAACTGAAGAATAA
- a CDS encoding carbohydrate porin codes for MKHVLLPPFFAAAALVSCDPVLAQQVPQPAPEAVYLNTERGLRVKPLEGREISPSLIKGQRPEEQITKRTPGVPTKPSILLQHLSRPSKPGIEFFASKPLKMMPYLDSSYVFGNTCVEPNAWIREDMISTGAQKLKTALSKYGITYSAQFGFNYTGLTGGGLNGKTDFPSYNGSLLTNITIFRNNSTGSGLYLASEFDFGNGFDFNEGNKGPATTLGSLQNPTSSFQGPDPHLSNLSLAWVGAGGKLLLMAGQLDTTNYMDHNAYANSHNNNLTNSVFGNNPMLPLTDNSLGFHFAWQPTSSFYVMGATAANNMTANHNPFKNLNSDNWTNVLEFGYVAEDFCGWGPGVYRLQPFFATSDSENGGGVGVNFQQQLGRHSHLGWFFRGGWASDNAAALTGVRCAATTGLVLLSPFYGKGASNDGYLGLGFLWQQGARKNGPYVNKNEYGIELTYVMQVTPTMTLQPDIQLVKNPVNGRRGQTAVVFQIQNVWSW; via the coding sequence ATGAAACATGTATTGCTTCCTCCTTTTTTTGCCGCCGCCGCCCTTGTTTCCTGTGATCCCGTCCTGGCCCAGCAGGTTCCCCAGCCGGCCCCGGAGGCCGTTTATCTGAACACGGAACGCGGCCTGCGGGTCAAGCCGCTGGAAGGCAGAGAAATAAGCCCCAGCCTGATCAAGGGACAGAGGCCGGAGGAACAGATTACCAAACGCACGCCCGGCGTGCCTACCAAGCCGAGCATTCTTCTTCAGCACCTTTCCCGCCCATCCAAGCCCGGCATTGAGTTTTTTGCCTCCAAGCCCCTCAAGATGATGCCGTATCTGGACAGTTCCTACGTCTTCGGCAATACCTGCGTGGAACCGAATGCCTGGATCCGCGAGGACATGATTTCCACCGGAGCACAAAAGCTCAAGACGGCCCTGTCCAAATACGGCATCACCTATTCCGCCCAGTTCGGCTTCAACTACACGGGCCTGACGGGCGGCGGCCTGAACGGGAAAACGGATTTCCCCTCTTATAACGGTTCTCTTCTGACCAATATCACCATTTTCCGCAACAACTCCACGGGCAGCGGCCTGTACCTGGCCTCCGAGTTCGACTTTGGCAACGGCTTTGACTTCAATGAAGGGAACAAGGGCCCCGCCACCACCCTGGGTTCCCTCCAGAACCCCACCAGCTCCTTCCAGGGGCCGGACCCGCACCTCAGCAACCTGAGCCTGGCGTGGGTGGGCGCGGGCGGCAAGCTCCTGCTGATGGCGGGCCAACTGGACACTACCAATTACATGGACCACAATGCGTATGCCAATTCCCACAACAATAACCTGACCAACAGCGTTTTCGGCAACAATCCCATGCTTCCGCTCACGGACAACTCCCTGGGGTTCCATTTTGCGTGGCAACCCACCTCCTCCTTTTATGTGATGGGCGCCACAGCCGCCAACAACATGACCGCCAACCACAATCCGTTCAAGAACCTGAACTCTGACAACTGGACGAACGTGCTTGAATTCGGCTACGTGGCGGAGGATTTCTGCGGGTGGGGACCGGGCGTGTACCGCCTCCAGCCCTTCTTCGCCACCAGCGACAGTGAAAACGGAGGCGGCGTAGGCGTCAACTTCCAGCAGCAGCTCGGCCGCCACAGTCATCTGGGCTGGTTCTTCCGCGGCGGCTGGGCCAGCGACAACGCAGCTGCGTTGACCGGTGTGCGATGTGCGGCCACCACAGGGCTGGTGCTCCTTTCCCCCTTTTACGGGAAGGGTGCCTCCAATGACGGCTACCTGGGCCTGGGATTCCTCTGGCAGCAGGGAGCCAGGAAGAACGGCCCGTACGTGAACAAGAATGAATATGGCATTGAACTGACATACGTGATGCAGGTAACGCCTACCATGACGCTTCAGCCTGACATTCAGCTCGTGAAAAATCCCGTCAACGGGCGCCGGGGGCAGACTGCCGTGGTTTTCCAGATTCAGAACGTGTGGTCCTGGTAA
- a CDS encoding NAD(P)-dependent oxidoreductase has product MHQVSILGLGIIGSRIARHMISLGDDVTVWNRTPREGYPRVAASPADAVRASRIIQIYLKDRNACLEVFEQMRGALTPEHVILNHSTIDLATVDKLSLMCSGIGCTYVDCPFTGSRMPAEKGELVYYAGTDSSTLDRMRPVLEHSSKDILHAGGVGAGTVVKLITNMISATMVQSLSEALAITQAYGISPQLLGQAISRNVIASPLAAFKLPLMAERDFSTHFSLDNMRKDSVYAQELAAEKGIQPPVAALVSSIMDRLCREGHAEEDFGCLAEQFD; this is encoded by the coding sequence ATGCATCAAGTTTCCATTCTCGGCTTGGGAATCATCGGCTCGCGCATTGCCCGGCACATGATCTCCCTGGGTGACGACGTGACCGTCTGGAACCGCACGCCCCGTGAAGGTTACCCCCGCGTGGCCGCAAGCCCGGCGGACGCCGTCCGCGCTTCCAGAATTATCCAGATCTACCTTAAGGACAGAAACGCCTGCCTGGAGGTGTTTGAACAGATGAGGGGAGCCCTCACCCCGGAACACGTGATCCTGAACCATTCCACGATCGACCTTGCCACGGTGGACAAGCTTTCCCTGATGTGCTCCGGAATCGGTTGCACTTATGTGGATTGCCCGTTCACCGGTTCCCGCATGCCCGCGGAAAAGGGGGAACTGGTTTATTACGCGGGGACGGATTCCTCCACGCTGGACCGCATGCGTCCCGTTCTGGAACATAGCTCGAAGGATATTCTCCATGCGGGCGGCGTGGGCGCCGGCACCGTCGTGAAGCTGATCACCAACATGATTTCCGCCACGATGGTCCAGAGCCTCAGCGAAGCCCTGGCCATCACCCAGGCCTACGGCATTTCCCCGCAACTGCTGGGGCAGGCCATTTCCCGGAACGTCATCGCCTCCCCGCTGGCGGCGTTCAAGCTTCCCCTGATGGCGGAACGCGATTTTTCCACCCACTTTTCCCTGGACAATATGCGGAAAGACAGCGTTTACGCCCAGGAACTGGCGGCGGAAAAGGGCATCCAGCCTCCCGTAGCGGCGCTCGTCTCTTCCATCATGGACCGCCTGTGCCGCGAAGGTCATGCGGAAGAGGATTTCGGCTGCCTGGCGGAACAATTCGATTAA
- a CDS encoding tetratricopeptide repeat protein, which yields MMTPLPVGVTLAMAFSCGALPLMAQEIYVPGSMSASSGTWQDPSDMYVEALSLVNKSAGLAEKRDYVGAIRLTQQAEEQLARLVKSHPQWRPNLLTQRRQINRENLDRWQKLAQQQAAARPAGPALTVEHPPAVPSADRPRLKPNITLPPGYKGVEFPATPGALPINPIPGSSVSPGTPPVVVESTYDRVLNALDKSRMENKALIDALKRTRRQLEKALSDLAVAATGESVYRDELIKVKKQMNEERATNNKLLQTLTRRVDELEQTVDRLGKERAQHLELIASLRQELQEYKDALKKTTDDRDALQNERNQLAALLELNNPDKTRNLLDRNMTLMAQLKDAQARIAALETANSDSEEQRKANLKALEEAREESAGLKQKLIAMSDENIGYRKRITEMMTKLINADVELSKLSEHPEKSPLLTEEVKLMRSIIAKQSRILSIQDQSRSLLISTYMREFQQNPATADIAALLGNREIIKLTPAEQQIVNTLAADSKLKLFLTDQQKEDMNKLAKELFSEREKAAQLSKELELARSKMKNDASKNRKANKAQTQALAKAKEAVEQKNRQVEELSRKLEDLTRQFNEQAKLAALSASSAAPDQQQVNQGMKTAVRKKLEAEALGQGAAEAFAKKRYVAAEQLYRTLLDLQPNHVPALVNLGTILLQRNKAEEAIEHLKKATELDAGSSPAWFMMGVAQYRAGLDQQALASLTETVRLNPANAPALLYLGNLESSAGNYEKAVDHFEKALKIHPESSEAHFNLAWTYSRLGRTAQARKSYDAAIRCGGLPDSDLELAITGTSTLPRRKQAEKEAAPAPDVPDTHMAVAVSDPKAISHEAGEVPASIAEDPNAQERPAPASRHIAVSLRTEPEPASLASQVKEAGPAHTAANQQAETAPAKEQAQAEAAEKPRRRSRFRIGS from the coding sequence ATGATGACTCCTCTCCCCGTTGGCGTTACCCTTGCTATGGCCTTTTCCTGCGGCGCGCTGCCGCTTATGGCGCAGGAAATCTATGTGCCGGGCTCCATGTCCGCGTCCTCCGGAACGTGGCAAGACCCCTCGGACATGTACGTGGAGGCGCTCAGCCTGGTCAACAAGTCCGCCGGACTGGCGGAAAAGCGGGACTATGTGGGGGCCATCCGCCTCACCCAGCAGGCGGAGGAACAACTCGCACGACTGGTCAAATCTCATCCGCAATGGAGACCCAACCTGCTCACACAGCGCCGCCAGATCAACAGGGAAAACCTGGACCGATGGCAAAAACTGGCGCAGCAGCAGGCGGCAGCCCGTCCGGCAGGTCCCGCTCTGACTGTGGAGCACCCTCCCGCCGTTCCTTCCGCGGACCGTCCCAGGCTCAAACCCAACATCACGTTGCCCCCCGGGTACAAAGGCGTGGAATTCCCGGCAACGCCAGGAGCCCTTCCCATCAATCCCATTCCGGGATCGTCCGTATCTCCCGGAACCCCTCCGGTAGTCGTGGAAAGTACTTACGACCGCGTCCTCAATGCCCTGGACAAGTCCAGAATGGAAAACAAGGCCCTGATCGATGCCCTCAAGCGCACCCGCAGGCAACTGGAGAAAGCGTTGTCAGACCTGGCCGTGGCCGCCACAGGAGAGTCCGTTTACCGCGACGAGCTGATCAAGGTCAAGAAACAGATGAATGAAGAAAGGGCCACGAACAACAAGCTTCTTCAGACACTGACCCGGCGCGTGGACGAACTGGAACAGACCGTCGACAGGCTGGGGAAGGAAAGAGCCCAGCATCTGGAACTGATAGCTTCCCTCCGGCAGGAACTTCAGGAATATAAAGATGCCCTGAAGAAAACGACGGACGATAGAGACGCCCTGCAGAATGAACGCAACCAGCTGGCGGCCCTGCTGGAACTGAACAATCCGGACAAGACCAGGAACCTGCTGGACCGCAATATGACCCTGATGGCCCAGCTCAAGGATGCACAAGCCAGAATCGCCGCTCTGGAAACGGCCAATTCCGATTCCGAGGAACAGCGCAAGGCCAATCTGAAAGCTCTGGAAGAAGCCCGAGAAGAATCCGCCGGACTCAAGCAGAAGCTGATTGCCATGAGCGACGAGAACATCGGCTACCGCAAGCGCATCACGGAGATGATGACCAAGCTGATCAACGCGGATGTGGAGCTTTCCAAATTGTCCGAGCATCCGGAAAAAAGCCCCCTGCTTACGGAGGAAGTCAAGCTGATGCGCTCCATCATCGCCAAGCAGAGCCGCATTCTTTCCATCCAGGACCAAAGCCGTTCCCTGCTCATCAGCACTTACATGAGGGAGTTCCAGCAAAACCCGGCCACGGCGGATATTGCAGCCCTGCTGGGCAACAGGGAGATCATCAAGCTGACGCCCGCCGAACAGCAAATCGTCAATACCCTTGCGGCGGACAGCAAGTTAAAACTTTTCCTGACGGACCAGCAGAAGGAAGACATGAACAAGCTGGCCAAGGAACTTTTCTCAGAACGGGAAAAGGCTGCCCAGCTTTCCAAGGAACTGGAACTGGCGCGCAGCAAAATGAAAAATGACGCGTCCAAGAACAGAAAGGCGAACAAGGCTCAGACCCAGGCCCTGGCAAAAGCCAAAGAAGCCGTGGAACAGAAAAACCGCCAGGTGGAGGAACTCAGCAGAAAGCTGGAGGATTTGACGCGCCAGTTCAATGAACAGGCGAAACTGGCCGCCCTTTCAGCCTCCTCCGCTGCGCCGGACCAGCAACAGGTAAACCAAGGCATGAAAACCGCCGTGCGCAAAAAACTGGAGGCGGAGGCCCTGGGCCAGGGAGCCGCGGAAGCCTTTGCCAAAAAACGTTACGTAGCGGCCGAACAGCTCTACCGCACTCTTCTGGATTTGCAGCCCAACCATGTACCCGCCCTGGTGAACCTGGGAACCATCCTGCTCCAGCGCAACAAGGCGGAGGAAGCTATAGAACATCTTAAAAAGGCCACCGAGCTGGATGCCGGCTCCTCCCCTGCATGGTTCATGATGGGAGTGGCCCAGTACCGGGCCGGGCTCGACCAGCAGGCGCTGGCCTCCCTGACGGAGACCGTCAGGCTGAACCCAGCCAACGCTCCGGCCCTGCTTTACCTGGGCAACCTGGAAAGCAGCGCCGGGAATTACGAAAAGGCGGTTGACCATTTTGAAAAAGCGCTGAAGATCCATCCGGAATCCTCCGAAGCCCATTTCAACCTCGCATGGACCTATTCCCGGCTGGGACGCACAGCGCAGGCCCGCAAGAGTTACGATGCCGCCATCCGCTGCGGAGGATTGCCGGATTCCGACCTGGAACTGGCCATCACCGGCACCAGCACACTGCCGCGCCGCAAGCAGGCAGAGAAGGAAGCCGCACCGGCTCCGGACGTTCCCGACACCCACATGGCCGTTGCGGTGAGCGACCCGAAAGCCATTTCTCACGAAGCCGGGGAAGTTCCCGCCAGCATTGCGGAAGATCCGAACGCCCAGGAACGCCCCGCTCCGGCATCCCGGCACATCGCCGTGAGCCTCCGTACGGAACCGGAACCCGCTTCCCTGGCCTCCCAGGTGAAGGAGGCAGGCCCCGCGCACACTGCCGCCAACCAGCAGGCGGAGACCGCGCCCGCCAAGGAACAGGCACAGGCGGAAGCCGCGGAAAAACCGCGCAGAAGAAGCCGTTTCCGCATCGGTTCCTGA
- the pepT gene encoding peptidase T: MNISVLDRFLRYAGVDTQSSPDSGTVPSTPGQTVLSQMLAEELREMGAQAELDEASGIVYASIPSNIRKKVPAIGWVAHVDTAPGVPGSGVNPSIVHSYDGGDIVLDGERGVVLSPDVFPELKEYVGQNLVVTDGKTLLGADDKAGIAEIMDMAASFLLHPERPHGDIRIAFTPDEEIGRGADNFDVARFGADFAYTVDGGRLGEIEYENFNAASAVVTAHGKSIHPGSAKGRMVNASLLLMEFQFMLPTFQNPACTEGYEGFYHLDSFRGDVEQAVAEYLIRDHDSAEFECKKEFMRDCAALLNRKYGEGSVIVEIEDSYYNMRGKILPHMHLVDHARQAMEAVGVRPEIIPVRGGTDGARLSFMGLPCPNLCAGGHNFHGRYEYVPVQSMEKISAILQEIVSGYARGK, translated from the coding sequence ATGAATATATCTGTTTTGGACCGTTTTTTGAGATATGCGGGTGTGGATACTCAATCATCCCCGGACTCTGGAACCGTGCCGTCCACGCCCGGACAGACCGTTCTGAGCCAAATGCTGGCGGAGGAACTTCGGGAAATGGGCGCGCAGGCGGAGCTTGATGAAGCTTCCGGCATCGTGTACGCTTCCATCCCTTCCAATATCCGGAAAAAGGTTCCGGCCATCGGCTGGGTGGCGCATGTGGATACGGCTCCCGGAGTACCGGGCAGCGGCGTGAACCCTTCCATCGTGCATTCCTATGACGGGGGTGATATTGTTCTGGACGGAGAGCGGGGAGTAGTGCTTTCACCGGACGTATTTCCGGAATTGAAGGAATATGTAGGCCAGAACCTGGTGGTGACGGACGGGAAAACCCTGCTTGGAGCGGACGACAAGGCGGGCATTGCGGAAATCATGGACATGGCCGCCTCCTTCCTGCTGCATCCGGAACGCCCCCACGGAGACATCAGGATTGCCTTCACCCCGGATGAGGAAATAGGGCGTGGCGCGGACAACTTCGACGTGGCGCGCTTCGGCGCGGACTTTGCCTACACGGTGGACGGAGGACGGCTGGGAGAAATCGAATATGAAAACTTCAATGCCGCTTCCGCCGTGGTGACGGCGCACGGCAAGAGCATTCATCCCGGAAGCGCCAAGGGCAGAATGGTGAACGCCTCCCTTCTGCTCATGGAATTCCAGTTCATGCTGCCCACGTTCCAGAATCCGGCGTGTACGGAAGGCTACGAAGGATTTTATCATCTGGACTCGTTCCGCGGGGACGTGGAACAGGCCGTGGCGGAATACCTGATCCGGGATCACGACTCCGCGGAATTTGAGTGCAAAAAGGAATTCATGCGCGACTGTGCCGCCCTGCTGAACCGGAAATACGGGGAGGGCTCCGTCATCGTGGAAATCGAGGATTCCTATTACAATATGCGGGGGAAAATTCTTCCGCATATGCACTTGGTGGACCACGCCCGCCAGGCCATGGAAGCGGTGGGAGTGCGGCCGGAAATCATCCCCGTGCGCGGAGGCACGGATGGCGCGCGTCTTTCCTTCATGGGGCTGCCCTGTCCCAATCTGTGTGCGGGAGGCCACAACTTCCATGGAAGATACGAGTATGTTCCCGTGCAGTCCATGGAGAAAATTTCCGCCATCCTTCAGGAAATCGTTTCAGGATACGCTCGCGGGAAATGA